From the genome of Streptomyces sp. NBC_00659, one region includes:
- a CDS encoding alpha/beta fold hydrolase, whose amino-acid sequence MTSIALRGTTIHYDDTGSSAGLPVLLIHGHPFDRTLWAPQAEALVAAGHRVITPDLRGYGASGVETGPVYLSDFADDLAALLDHLDIDRAVVGGVSMGGQIALEIQRAHTHRVRALVLSDTSAPAETDEGKAFRNRLADRLLAEGMNGYADEVIGKMLADYNVTALPDVAEHVLSMMRATDPRGAAAALRGRAERPDYRDTLAAVQSPVLIVVGADDVYTPVSDAEAIHALVPHAVLTVVEGAGHLPGAEQPGRFNAALLDFLATQVITVA is encoded by the coding sequence ATGACCTCCATAGCCTTGCGCGGTACGACGATCCACTACGACGACACCGGCTCCTCGGCCGGGCTGCCCGTCCTGCTGATCCACGGGCATCCCTTCGACCGGACCCTGTGGGCCCCGCAGGCCGAAGCGCTCGTCGCGGCCGGGCACCGGGTCATCACCCCGGATCTGCGCGGCTACGGCGCCAGCGGGGTGGAGACCGGCCCCGTGTATCTCTCCGACTTCGCCGACGACCTCGCCGCGCTCCTGGACCACCTGGACATCGACCGGGCGGTGGTGGGCGGTGTCTCGATGGGCGGGCAGATCGCCCTGGAAATTCAACGCGCCCACACCCACCGCGTCCGCGCGCTCGTCCTGTCGGACACCTCCGCCCCGGCCGAGACGGACGAGGGCAAGGCCTTCCGCAACCGGCTGGCCGACCGCCTCCTGGCGGAGGGGATGAACGGCTACGCGGACGAGGTCATCGGCAAGATGCTCGCCGACTACAACGTCACCGCGCTGCCCGACGTCGCCGAGCACGTCCTGAGCATGATGCGCGCCACCGATCCCCGTGGTGCCGCGGCAGCCCTGCGCGGCCGGGCCGAGCGCCCCGACTACCGGGACACACTCGCCGCCGTACAGTCCCCCGTACTGATCGTCGTCGGCGCCGACGACGTCTACACACCGGTCAGCGACGCCGAGGCCATCCACGCGCTCGTCCCGCACGCGGTCCTGACCGTCGTCGAGGGCGCCGGCCACCTTCCCGGCGCGGAACAGCCCGGACGGTTCAACGCCGCGCTCCTCGACTTCCTGGCCACGCAAGTGATCACCGTCGCCTGA
- a CDS encoding ATP-binding protein, with the protein MAPGAIDLLATPRRGRFARLYRRPEGSKRRDATTRDQQKEASAEAAPTSWLARNRALWSRALQPIRPFDAPRARVTPWESSWPLSRELTSARRARRLVTAQLDEWNLEDVADTAELLVSELVTNALCHTRGPLRLNLCLRGDRLLCEVEDTEPECPVRREVDADAEGGRGTELLDLLAESWGSTCTPTGKTMWFEVPTQTPS; encoded by the coding sequence ATGGCCCCTGGGGCCATCGATCTCCTGGCGACACCTCGCCGGGGGCGCTTTGCCCGGCTCTACCGCCGGCCCGAGGGATCGAAGCGTCGGGACGCCACGACACGTGATCAGCAGAAGGAGGCATCCGCGGAAGCCGCACCCACCTCGTGGCTGGCCCGGAACCGGGCTCTTTGGTCGCGTGCGCTGCAACCCATCCGTCCGTTCGACGCGCCCCGCGCCCGGGTCACCCCCTGGGAGTCCTCCTGGCCGCTGTCGCGGGAACTGACCTCGGCCCGCCGGGCCCGCCGTCTGGTGACGGCACAGCTGGACGAGTGGAATCTGGAGGACGTGGCCGACACCGCGGAGCTCCTGGTCAGCGAGCTGGTCACCAACGCTCTGTGCCATACGCGCGGCCCACTGCGGCTCAACCTGTGCCTGCGCGGCGACCGCCTGCTGTGCGAGGTCGAGGACACGGAGCCCGAATGTCCCGTACGGCGCGAGGTCGACGCCGACGCGGAGGGCGGTCGCGGTACCGAACTGCTCGACCTGCTCGCCGAGAGCTGGGGCAGCACCTGCACTCCCACCGGCAAGACCATGTGGTTCGAAGTGCCCACACAGACCCCGTCGTAG
- a CDS encoding MerR family transcriptional regulator, translated as MRLAELSERSGVSTATIKYYLREGLLQPGRRISATQAEYGEDHLRRLRLVRALIQIGGVSVADAREVISAAEDESLDHHLRLGAATRALPCAEKPTEDDPAVATACRSVEALLERLGWSCDPGVDMLNPAHRRLIDSVAALVRLGYPCDTEQLLPYGHLAAQLAVTDLDMVEEQPTPSEQIEAAVALTVLYEPVLLSLRRMAHAEESARRF; from the coding sequence ATGCGGCTGGCGGAGCTGAGCGAGCGCAGCGGTGTATCGACCGCCACGATCAAGTACTACCTGCGCGAAGGACTGCTCCAGCCGGGCCGCCGGATCTCCGCCACGCAGGCCGAGTACGGGGAGGATCACCTGCGGCGGCTGCGCCTCGTGCGGGCGCTGATCCAGATCGGCGGGGTCTCGGTGGCCGACGCGCGCGAGGTGATCTCCGCCGCGGAGGACGAGTCGCTGGACCACCATCTGCGACTGGGCGCGGCGACCCGGGCGCTGCCCTGCGCCGAGAAGCCCACCGAGGACGATCCGGCGGTGGCAACCGCCTGCCGCTCGGTCGAGGCGTTGCTGGAGCGGCTGGGCTGGTCCTGCGACCCCGGCGTGGACATGCTCAACCCCGCCCACCGGCGGCTCATCGACTCGGTCGCCGCGCTGGTCCGGCTCGGCTACCCGTGCGACACCGAGCAGTTGCTGCCGTACGGACATCTGGCCGCGCAACTGGCGGTCACCGACCTGGACATGGTCGAGGAGCAGCCGACTCCGTCCGAACAGATCGAGGCGGCTGTCGCGTTGACGGTGCTCTACGAACCGGTGTTGCTGAGCCTGCGGCGCATGGCCCACGCGGAGGAGTCCGCCCGGCGGTTCTGA
- a CDS encoding peptidoglycan-binding protein codes for MFAATTALLSAGTLLGAGPASAAPAAVKLTSSSCPGVIQKGQTSGCVTELQNLLNAHGAGLLVDGVFGANTLYAVREYQASTAIAVDGQVGPQTKSKLYATGGSAPAPIHLTSSSCPANIVQGNKGGCVSELQRLLRHFGYAIDVDGDFGPATDSAVRSFQSAHGLSVDGQVGTNTKRELYDTDESPSTALDLRSGSCPSNIVEGQSGGCVATLQALLNGKGQHLDVDGEFGPLTLAAVKSYQSSASLSADGEVGPNTKAALYANISTGGGSGAPAPVNLNSGSCPGNIVKGQRSGCVTELQSLLNHHGADLAVDGDFGPLTDSAVRDFQAEKGLSVDGQVGPNTKAALYGAVTPPSSPPSGGGYSKILGVAAAEVGTVEGSARANSYGSAVGLSLSTSNYAWCATFVSWVAKQTGASSYRNSYVSGWVKQARAGNYHLSVTTNPQPGDIVAFDWNGGNNYTGGQEHIGIVRTVSGGAGFTTVEGNTGNPNGGSDGVYVKTRSTNSGYDVMFIRVR; via the coding sequence GTGTTCGCCGCCACGACGGCGCTCCTGTCGGCCGGCACCCTGCTCGGCGCCGGTCCAGCCTCGGCGGCACCCGCGGCGGTCAAGCTGACTTCCTCGTCCTGCCCCGGCGTGATCCAGAAGGGCCAGACGAGCGGCTGCGTCACGGAGTTGCAGAACCTGCTCAACGCCCACGGGGCCGGGCTGCTGGTGGACGGCGTCTTCGGGGCCAACACCCTCTACGCGGTGCGCGAGTACCAGGCCTCCACCGCGATCGCCGTGGACGGACAGGTCGGCCCCCAGACCAAGTCCAAGCTGTATGCGACCGGCGGCTCGGCCCCGGCGCCGATCCATCTCACGTCCTCCTCGTGCCCGGCGAACATCGTCCAGGGCAACAAGGGGGGCTGCGTCTCCGAACTGCAGCGGCTGCTCCGCCACTTCGGCTACGCGATCGACGTGGACGGCGATTTCGGGCCGGCGACGGACAGCGCGGTCCGCAGCTTCCAGTCCGCGCACGGTCTTTCCGTCGACGGTCAGGTCGGCACGAACACCAAGCGCGAGCTCTACGACACCGACGAGTCGCCGTCCACCGCGCTGGACCTGCGATCGGGATCCTGTCCCTCGAACATCGTGGAGGGGCAGAGCGGCGGTTGTGTCGCGACGCTTCAGGCCCTGCTCAACGGCAAGGGGCAACACCTGGACGTGGACGGTGAGTTCGGGCCCCTGACCTTGGCTGCCGTGAAGTCGTACCAGTCCTCGGCGAGCCTCTCCGCCGACGGGGAAGTCGGTCCGAACACCAAGGCCGCTCTGTACGCGAACATCAGCACGGGCGGCGGCAGCGGCGCACCGGCCCCGGTCAACCTGAACTCCGGCTCGTGCCCGGGCAACATCGTGAAGGGCCAACGCAGCGGCTGTGTGACCGAGTTGCAGAGCCTGCTCAACCACCACGGAGCCGATCTCGCCGTCGACGGCGACTTCGGACCGTTGACCGACAGTGCGGTGCGGGACTTCCAGGCCGAGAAGGGGCTGTCGGTCGACGGACAGGTCGGTCCGAACACCAAGGCCGCTCTGTACGGTGCTGTCACCCCGCCCTCCTCGCCCCCGTCCGGCGGCGGATACAGCAAGATCCTCGGTGTGGCCGCCGCCGAGGTGGGGACGGTCGAGGGCAGCGCTCGGGCGAACAGCTACGGATCGGCCGTGGGTCTGTCGCTGTCCACCAGCAACTACGCCTGGTGCGCGACCTTCGTGAGCTGGGTGGCCAAGCAGACCGGGGCCAGTTCCTACCGCAACAGCTACGTCTCGGGCTGGGTCAAGCAGGCACGGGCCGGCAACTACCACCTCTCGGTGACCACGAACCCGCAGCCGGGCGACATCGTGGCCTTCGACTGGAACGGGGGCAACAACTACACGGGTGGGCAGGAGCACATAGGCATCGTGCGAACGGTGAGCGGCGGGGCCGGTTTCACCACCGTCGAAGGCAACACCGGCAACCCCAACGGCGGGTCGGACGGCGTCTACGTCAAGACGCGCAGCACGAACAGCGGATACGACGTCATGTTCATCCGCGTCCGCTGA
- a CDS encoding glycoside hydrolase family 5 protein, with protein sequence MPTLRFGKYLTLGATALLLLATAPGAIAATSDPADPPRVTSADVPAAAETWQAPLSTRGRYIVDADGNRFRLKSANWDGAQGSWTGSGSVDDPANHHAGQDSYGVPLGLDRASLPQLLDDFHRLGINSIRLPFSNEMIHSTVPVPDVAVTANPELRGRTPLQVYDAVVAALTRSGFAVILNNHTSTSRWCCGVDGNERWNSSQSTQQWADDWVFMARRYAGDPRVVGADLYNEVRRDVLDDPNWGLGDAHDWYAAAQLAGDRILSEANANLLVVIEGINWTGLPVDGLPHGRPTLTPVRNLSHTLVASHKLVYSAHFYGYTGPNHSGATGIGETHDARYQDLTRDQLYQVLGDQAFFISSEANQHFTAPVWISEFGIGAGETGAAARTWFGNITDYFADHDVDFAYWPLVSWEGHDDWSLLRYDTSGNRYGILDQSDWRGTAWNRLMTAPTRTGSVAAVPGWQMLATDHGDHVQSLRVRAGGDWNAGASKATCPDGERLIGLGHSGVRALCTDVSTGDLRSAAGTQTVVTDERHVPAGGDWASGYTKLQCPGGNFLIGYSRRGGRTSAALCVPAGTSLAGTGRTVWFDRSDNRPAGAAGGDFANGDYKGQCADDEYAAGIAYTTRFGAAQGPAALLCRKLN encoded by the coding sequence ATGCCCACCCTCAGATTTGGCAAGTACCTGACATTAGGGGCAACAGCCCTCCTGCTGCTGGCCACGGCTCCCGGGGCGATCGCCGCCACCTCGGATCCCGCGGACCCCCCGCGGGTGACCTCCGCCGACGTTCCGGCGGCCGCCGAGACATGGCAAGCGCCGCTCTCCACCCGCGGACGGTACATCGTGGACGCCGACGGCAACCGTTTCCGGCTGAAGTCGGCGAACTGGGACGGCGCGCAAGGCTCCTGGACGGGCAGCGGCAGCGTCGACGACCCGGCCAACCACCACGCGGGCCAGGACTCCTACGGCGTCCCCCTCGGCCTGGACCGTGCGTCGCTGCCCCAACTGCTCGACGACTTCCACCGGCTGGGCATCAACAGCATCCGGCTGCCCTTCTCCAACGAGATGATCCACTCGACGGTCCCGGTGCCGGACGTGGCCGTCACGGCCAACCCGGAGCTGCGCGGCAGAACGCCCCTCCAGGTCTACGACGCCGTGGTCGCCGCCCTCACCCGGAGCGGGTTCGCCGTCATCCTCAACAACCACACCAGCACCTCGCGTTGGTGCTGCGGAGTCGACGGCAACGAGCGTTGGAACAGCAGTCAGTCCACCCAGCAGTGGGCGGACGACTGGGTCTTCATGGCCCGCCGCTACGCCGGTGACCCGCGCGTGGTGGGCGCCGACCTCTACAACGAGGTACGCCGTGACGTACTGGACGACCCCAACTGGGGCCTGGGTGACGCCCACGACTGGTACGCGGCCGCCCAACTTGCCGGTGACCGCATCCTCTCCGAGGCCAACGCCAACCTCCTCGTCGTCATCGAGGGGATCAACTGGACCGGTCTGCCGGTCGACGGCCTGCCTCACGGCCGCCCCACCCTCACCCCCGTGCGCAACCTCTCGCACACCCTCGTCGCCTCGCACAAGCTGGTGTACTCGGCCCACTTCTACGGATACACCGGCCCCAACCACAGCGGGGCGACCGGAATCGGCGAAACCCACGACGCCCGCTACCAGGACCTCACCCGCGACCAGCTCTACCAAGTCCTGGGCGACCAGGCCTTCTTCATCTCCTCCGAAGCGAACCAGCACTTCACCGCCCCCGTATGGATCAGCGAGTTCGGCATCGGCGCGGGCGAGACGGGCGCGGCAGCCCGGACCTGGTTCGGGAACATCACCGACTACTTCGCCGACCACGACGTCGATTTCGCCTACTGGCCGCTGGTCAGCTGGGAAGGCCACGACGACTGGTCCCTGCTGCGCTACGACACCTCGGGCAACCGGTACGGCATCCTCGACCAGTCCGACTGGCGCGGCACCGCGTGGAACCGGCTCATGACCGCCCCGACCCGCACCGGGTCCGTCGCCGCGGTCCCCGGCTGGCAGATGCTCGCCACTGATCACGGCGACCACGTGCAGTCGTTGCGGGTGCGCGCGGGCGGCGACTGGAACGCGGGTGCGTCCAAGGCCACGTGTCCCGACGGCGAACGGCTGATCGGCCTCGGCCACAGCGGTGTTCGCGCGCTGTGCACCGACGTCTCCACCGGCGACCTCCGCTCCGCGGCCGGCACCCAGACGGTCGTCACCGACGAGCGCCACGTTCCCGCGGGCGGCGACTGGGCCTCCGGGTACACCAAGTTGCAGTGCCCCGGGGGGAACTTCCTCATCGGCTACAGCCGCCGCGGTGGCCGCACCTCCGCCGCCCTGTGCGTTCCGGCCGGCACCTCGCTGGCGGGCACCGGGCGAACCGTGTGGTTCGACCGCTCCGACAACCGGCCCGCCGGAGCGGCCGGAGGGGACTTCGCGAACGGGGACTACAAGGGCCAGTGCGCCGATGACGAGTACGCCGCCGGAATCGCCTACACGACCCGCTTCGGCGCCGCCCAGGGCCCGGCCGCACTGCTCTGCCGCAAACTGAACTGA
- the msrA gene encoding peptide-methionine (S)-S-oxide reductase MsrA, whose product MSRNEEKALLAGGCFWGMQDLIRTFPGVLDTRVGYSGGDVADATYRNHGTHAEAIEITFDPTKTDYRTILEYFFQIHDPSTKNRQGNDIGLSYRSAIFYVDDEQKRVAEDTIADVDASGLWPGKVVTEVAPAGPFWKAEPEHQDYLQRYPDGYTCHFVRPNWRLPRRAEA is encoded by the coding sequence ATGAGCCGGAACGAGGAGAAGGCGCTGCTTGCCGGTGGCTGTTTCTGGGGCATGCAGGATCTGATCAGGACGTTCCCGGGTGTTCTGGACACGCGGGTGGGATACAGCGGCGGCGACGTGGCCGACGCGACGTATCGCAACCATGGAACGCATGCCGAGGCGATCGAGATCACCTTCGATCCCACGAAGACCGACTACCGGACGATCCTGGAGTACTTCTTCCAGATCCACGACCCGTCGACGAAGAACCGGCAGGGCAACGACATCGGTCTCAGCTACCGGTCCGCCATCTTCTACGTCGACGACGAGCAGAAGCGGGTCGCCGAGGACACCATCGCGGATGTCGACGCCTCCGGACTGTGGCCGGGGAAGGTCGTGACCGAGGTAGCGCCGGCCGGTCCGTTCTGGAAGGCGGAGCCGGAGCACCAGGACTACCTCCAGCGCTACCCGGACGGCTACACCTGCCACTTCGTCCGTCCGAACTGGCGGCTGCCGAGGCGCGCGGAAGCCTGA
- a CDS encoding WhiB family transcriptional regulator, with protein sequence MTSTDWSDRGLCRTADPDDLFVEGAAQNRAKMLCIGCPVLTECLAYALDQRIEHGVWGGMTERERRALLRRRPTVTSWLNLLETARVEHERSQDTTAVAQTAS encoded by the coding sequence ATGACGAGCACCGACTGGAGCGATCGAGGATTGTGCCGTACGGCCGATCCTGACGACCTGTTCGTCGAGGGCGCGGCGCAGAACCGGGCCAAAATGCTGTGCATCGGCTGCCCCGTGCTCACCGAATGCCTCGCCTATGCGCTGGACCAGCGCATCGAGCACGGTGTCTGGGGCGGCATGACCGAGCGGGAGCGACGTGCCCTGTTGCGCCGCCGGCCCACGGTCACTTCCTGGCTGAATCTCCTGGAGACGGCCCGAGTGGAGCACGAACGCTCGCAGGACACCACGGCTGTCGCACAAACGGCGAGCTGA
- a CDS encoding Lrp/AsnC family transcriptional regulator, whose translation MLGRRAGVARRTQVDAADDCDPWRAAEYLGGPTAWRGRVDALDADQEARLRAASPASDTRDPAGAADSAHLLTDADRLLLSALREDARLSYAELAAVTGTTASTVARRLTELRARGALFFDVDIDPALLGVTVSALLWMQVAPAHLDTVATALAGHDELALVAATTGPTNLVAHALCRDAEALHHYLTRRVAWDAVTRIETAPVLRTYKAAATFRAG comes from the coding sequence GTGCTGGGCCGCCGTGCGGGCGTCGCCCGCCGCACCCAGGTAGATGCCGCCGACGACTGCGACCCCTGGCGTGCCGCCGAGTATCTGGGAGGTCCGACGGCGTGGCGCGGACGGGTCGATGCCCTGGACGCGGACCAGGAGGCGCGGCTGCGCGCCGCGTCTCCCGCCTCGGACACGCGGGACCCCGCAGGCGCGGCGGACTCCGCCCACCTCCTCACGGACGCGGACCGTCTGCTGCTGTCCGCGCTGCGTGAGGACGCACGCCTCAGCTACGCGGAACTGGCCGCCGTCACCGGCACCACCGCGAGCACCGTGGCCCGCCGGCTGACCGAACTGCGGGCGCGCGGCGCGCTGTTCTTCGACGTCGACATCGATCCGGCGCTGCTGGGCGTGACGGTGTCCGCGCTGCTCTGGATGCAGGTGGCCCCCGCGCACCTGGACACGGTGGCGACAGCGCTGGCCGGACATGACGAGCTCGCGTTGGTCGCGGCGACGACCGGTCCGACGAATCTCGTGGCCCACGCGTTGTGCCGCGACGCGGAGGCCCTGCATCACTACCTGACACGGCGGGTGGCCTGGGACGCCGTCACGCGGATCGAGACGGCGCCCGTGCTGCGTACGTACAAGGCGGCAGCGACGTTCCGCGCGGGCTGA
- a CDS encoding GNAT family N-acetyltransferase, protein MIEGTGTTDDEHDAEPERQLAWRAASVGLAVVEVDDAELLHRWRSDPVNAHEFCTWPRSLAALRERIERDGDDDDRDNFLVLLPDGTPIGQIALGCQNMADGTAEVELMLDPRYRGHGHGVDALDALVDLAFGELPLYRLTAETHTGNAPALAVLAKSGFVQEGVSRAACFHRGRRHDLAVFSLLRPEWEALSRPRAWDA, encoded by the coding sequence ATGATCGAGGGTACGGGGACCACGGACGACGAGCACGACGCCGAGCCGGAGAGGCAACTCGCCTGGCGCGCCGCGTCTGTCGGGCTCGCGGTGGTCGAGGTGGACGACGCCGAGCTTCTGCACCGCTGGCGATCCGACCCGGTGAACGCCCATGAGTTCTGCACCTGGCCGCGCTCCCTCGCGGCGCTGCGTGAGCGCATCGAGCGTGACGGTGACGACGACGATCGCGACAACTTCCTCGTCCTGCTCCCGGACGGCACCCCCATCGGCCAGATCGCACTCGGCTGCCAGAACATGGCCGACGGCACCGCGGAGGTCGAGCTGATGCTGGACCCGCGGTATCGAGGCCACGGGCACGGCGTGGACGCCCTCGACGCCCTGGTGGACCTCGCGTTCGGTGAACTCCCGCTGTACCGGCTCACGGCGGAGACTCACACCGGGAACGCCCCCGCCCTGGCGGTCCTCGCCAAGTCAGGCTTCGTCCAGGAGGGCGTCAGCCGTGCCGCCTGCTTCCACCGTGGCCGACGCCACGACCTCGCGGTGTTCTCGCTTCTCCGCCCCGAATGGGAAGCGCTGAGCCGCCCTCGCGCCTGGGACGCCTGA
- a CDS encoding DUF4188 domain-containing protein yields MGNAPTSGRRVTAAAEGDVVVFLIGMRINRWRAVRHWLPALAAMPRMLKELTQDSDSGLLGHRSLSGGPRVFTVAQYWESREKLLAYASDQAGEHRPAWAAFNRRLRSSKGSVGVWHETYIVPAGSYESIYVDMPPTGLAAAWGVEPVERRGERAAQRLESRAS; encoded by the coding sequence ATGGGTAATGCACCGACATCTGGGCGACGGGTCACGGCCGCCGCCGAGGGAGACGTGGTCGTCTTCCTCATCGGCATGCGCATCAACCGCTGGCGGGCCGTCCGTCACTGGCTGCCGGCCCTGGCGGCTATGCCGCGCATGCTGAAGGAGCTCACGCAGGACAGCGACAGCGGGCTGCTGGGCCACCGGAGTCTGAGTGGCGGTCCGCGCGTGTTCACCGTCGCGCAGTACTGGGAGTCGCGCGAGAAGCTGCTCGCCTATGCCTCCGACCAGGCGGGGGAGCATCGCCCCGCGTGGGCGGCGTTCAACCGCCGTCTGCGGAGCAGCAAGGGCAGCGTGGGGGTCTGGCACGAGACGTACATCGTCCCGGCGGGTTCGTACGAGTCGATCTACGTCGACATGCCGCCGACCGGTCTGGCCGCGGCATGGGGAGTCGAGCCTGTGGAACGGCGCGGGGAGCGAGCGGCGCAGCGGCTGGAGAGCCGGGCGTCTTGA
- a CDS encoding nuclear transport factor 2 family protein: protein MSENKRTVETYLNGFRKNDHAQILSCLTDDIEWTVFGGFHLTGKEAYDAAIEGPGFVAPPRLEVVRMVEEDDVIMAELTGTVMRETGEPMRMSMAEVFRMRDGKICERRAWVIELKRNEYV from the coding sequence ATGTCCGAGAACAAGCGGACCGTCGAGACCTACTTGAACGGTTTCCGGAAGAACGATCACGCACAGATTCTGAGTTGTCTCACCGATGACATCGAGTGGACGGTTTTCGGCGGTTTCCATCTGACCGGCAAGGAGGCGTACGACGCCGCGATCGAGGGTCCCGGCTTCGTCGCGCCTCCCCGGCTGGAGGTCGTCCGCATGGTCGAGGAGGACGACGTGATCATGGCCGAGCTCACCGGAACGGTGATGCGGGAAACGGGAGAGCCGATGCGCATGTCGATGGCCGAGGTGTTCCGCATGCGCGACGGGAAGATCTGTGAACGCCGCGCTTGGGTGATCGAGCTCAAACGCAACGAATACGTCTGA
- a CDS encoding alpha/beta fold hydrolase: MKRTEARASVFVLVPGAGGSAWFWHRVVSELRSRGHEAVAVGLPGADESSGLPEYTDAVAEVIGDRTDTVLVAQSMGGFTAPMVCTRVPVGLLVLVNAMVPLPGETPGQWWGNTGSEPARLAAAEAGGYGAEFDLDTYFLHDVPAEVAAAMAGQEQPEADIAFDQPCDIERWPDTTTRVLAATGDRFFPVDFQRRVARDRLGIEAETIPGGHLAALSHPSPLVDRLVERLP; encoded by the coding sequence GTGAAACGGACGGAAGCGAGGGCGAGCGTGTTTGTTTTGGTTCCCGGAGCCGGGGGTTCGGCCTGGTTCTGGCATCGTGTGGTGTCCGAGTTGCGGTCGAGGGGGCACGAGGCGGTCGCGGTCGGCCTGCCGGGCGCCGACGAGTCCTCGGGACTGCCCGAGTACACCGACGCCGTGGCCGAGGTGATCGGCGATCGCACCGATACGGTGCTGGTCGCGCAGTCGATGGGCGGTTTCACGGCGCCGATGGTCTGCACCCGTGTTCCGGTCGGACTGCTGGTGCTCGTCAACGCGATGGTGCCCCTGCCGGGCGAGACGCCCGGACAGTGGTGGGGCAACACGGGTTCGGAACCGGCCCGCCTCGCCGCCGCCGAAGCCGGCGGATACGGCGCCGAATTCGACCTGGACACCTACTTCCTGCACGACGTCCCCGCCGAGGTCGCTGCCGCCATGGCGGGCCAGGAGCAGCCGGAGGCCGACATCGCCTTCGACCAGCCCTGCGACATCGAGCGATGGCCCGACACCACCACGCGGGTGCTGGCCGCGACCGGGGACCGGTTCTTCCCGGTGGACTTCCAGCGCCGAGTGGCCCGCGACCGCCTCGGAATCGAGGCCGAGACCATTCCCGGCGGACACCTGGCCGCGCTGTCACACCCGTCGCCGCTCGTCGACAGGCTGGTCGAGCGGCTGCCGTGA
- a CDS encoding MHYT domain-containing protein → MNGTIDGFSYGLVTPVAAYVMACVGSALGLRCVVRTVHHEPGWRLGWLALGASALGCGIWTMHFIAMTGFSVAETPVTYDVPLTVLSLAVAIVVVSAGVFIVGHRGATRAALTVGGSITGLGVATMHYLGMFAMQLNGELSYNAFTVTLSVIIALVAATAALWAAVSVQGFIRTLGASLVMGLAVTGMHYTGMAAVNVHLHNGIESSVTGQESTSLLLPMLLGPIIFLILAAAIVMFDPVLILGDGGWDKPAKKRSKVVARGKAMPVQVSGIQDAPAPMAHSAPQAGHWSSAPPQWPAEEHAQYGGTGAGDPYGTRHEAE, encoded by the coding sequence ATGAACGGCACGATCGACGGCTTCAGCTACGGGCTGGTCACACCGGTGGCCGCCTACGTCATGGCCTGTGTGGGCTCGGCGTTGGGGCTGCGCTGTGTGGTGCGCACGGTGCACCACGAGCCCGGATGGAGGCTCGGCTGGCTCGCCCTCGGGGCCAGCGCCCTGGGCTGCGGCATCTGGACGATGCACTTCATCGCCATGACGGGCTTCTCCGTGGCGGAGACACCCGTCACCTACGACGTCCCGCTGACCGTGCTCAGTCTCGCCGTGGCGATCGTGGTGGTCTCCGCGGGCGTCTTCATCGTCGGGCATCGCGGTGCCACGCGAGCGGCCCTCACCGTGGGCGGCTCCATCACCGGTCTCGGCGTCGCGACCATGCACTACCTCGGCATGTTCGCGATGCAGCTCAACGGAGAGCTCAGCTACAACGCGTTCACGGTGACCCTGTCCGTGATCATCGCCCTCGTGGCGGCGACCGCCGCGCTGTGGGCCGCCGTCTCCGTACAGGGCTTCATCCGCACGCTCGGCGCCAGCCTCGTCATGGGCCTGGCCGTCACCGGCATGCACTACACGGGCATGGCCGCCGTGAACGTCCATCTCCACAACGGCATCGAGTCGTCCGTGACCGGCCAGGAGAGCACCTCGCTCCTGCTGCCGATGCTCCTGGGCCCGATCATCTTCCTCATCCTCGCCGCGGCCATCGTCATGTTCGACCCGGTCCTGATCCTCGGCGACGGCGGTTGGGACAAGCCGGCCAAGAAGCGCTCCAAGGTCGTCGCACGCGGAAAGGCCATGCCGGTGCAGGTGTCGGGCATCCAGGACGCTCCGGCGCCGATGGCCCACAGCGCCCCGCAGGCCGGCCACTGGTCGTCCGCACCGCCCCAGTGGCCCGCCGAGGAGCACGCCCAGTACGGCGGCACGGGCGCCGGTGACCCCTACGGAACCCGGCACGAGGCGGAGTAG